A window of Candidatus Nezhaarchaeota archaeon genomic DNA:
CTAGGAAGCAGAGCTCGCTGTAGGCTGACTGCCATAGCAGGAAGCCGCTAAGCCTCTCTTCGCCCGAGGTCCTTATTATTAGGTCCGGGTAGGGGTTGGGGAGGTGGGCCGTGTAGAGGTAGCGCTCAATAAGCCCCTCGTCTATCTCGCCCGGGTCTATCTCCCCCCTCTCAACGCCCTCGGCTATACGCTTCACGGCGTCGACGATCTCCGCCCTGCCCCCATAGGCCACGGCTATGTTTAAGAAACGCTCACTAAACTGCTCAGTCTTACGCTCAGCCTCCTCGAAGAGCCCCCTCAGCTTCTCCGGTAGTAGCTCCTTCCTCCCGAGGAGCTTGACCCTAACCTCGTACTCATGTATCCTAGGGTCGTCTACTAGCTTCAGTAGCTCCTCCTCGAGTATCTTGAAGATCGCCTCCACTTCCTCACGGGGCCTCTTGAAGTTCTCAGTGGAGAAGGCGTAGAGAGTCAGCGTCTTCACCCCTAGCTCAAGGCACCACCTTAATAGCTCCTCCGCCTTCTTAGCCCCGTAGTAGTGGCCTACCCACGGATCCAGCAGCTTCTCCCTGGCCCACCTGCGGTTACCGTCTAGGATGACGGCGATGTGTTGAGGGACGGGCCTCCTCCTCACCTGGTGCAGCAGCCATTGCTCATAGAGCGAGTAGGCGCCCAGGATCTTTAGGAGCGACCTTAGCAAGGCGGCCCGTTCATACGCTGCGCCGCGGATTAAAAGCTTACCCCGGCCGGCCATTAGGCTTAATAGGCTTAGGCAGCCAGCTGCCTAGCAGGGAAGGTGGTTAGGTGCGCAGGCTCGGCAGCCTTCACCGGGAGGAGCTCCTAGAGCATAGCTTCGGAGCCTGGCATCCCTTTAAGGGGAGGGAGCGCTACGAGGCCTTCATGGGCCGCTTAAAGGAGTCTAGCCTCTTAAGCAGGCCTAACGTGAGGATCATAGTGACTGAGCGCGTAGCGACAGAGGAGGACCTGCTGGCTGTTCACGATAAGGAGCTCGTGTCTACCATAAGGTTCCTTAGTGCTCGCGGAGGGTGGCTTGACGGCGACACCCCTGTACCGCCCGGCACCTATGAGCTAGCGCTCGTCCAGGCGGGGGCTGTGATGCAGGGGTGCGAGATGATCATGAAGAGGGAGCTAGAGGTGGCAGTGCAGTGCGCTATGTTCGGCGGCCACCACGCTACCCGCCGCCACGTCGGCAGGTCCTTCGGCTTCTGCTACTTCAACCAGGAGGCCGTGGCCGTGAGGTTCCTTCAGCGAGCCGGCCTAGCCTCTAAGGTGTTCATCCTAGACCTAGACGCCCACCATGGGAACGGGATACACGAGATCTTCTACGAAGACCCCACAGTGCTATACATGTCGCTGCACCAGGACCCTAGGACCCTATACCCAGGGACTGGGTACGTAGAGGAGGTGGGTGAGGGGGAGGGGAGGGGCTTCACTGTCAACGTCCCCCTCCCCCCCAGGACGACCGACGAAGACTACTTAAAGGCCCTCAGGGAGCTCTTCCCCCCGCTAGTAGAGTCCTTTAAGCCAGACCTGCTCCTCGTCCTACTGGGCGCCGACACCTACTACGATGACCCGCTGACAGCCCTATCGCTCACCATGAGGGCCTACTGGGAGGCCTCGAGGCTAATAGCCAGCGAGGCTGATAGAGTGTGCGGAGGGAGGGTGATGCTGGAGCTAGCTGGAGGGTACAACGTGGAGGCCACTGGGAGGGCATTCTACATAGCCACCTCGGTGATGGCCGGGGTCGAGGACGTAGACTACTCAGACATAGAGCCCCCCAGGGACCCGTGGGCCTCTGAGCGAGTTGAGGAGGTGATAAGAGAGGTAAAGAAGGCTCTGTCCCCCTACTGGCCAGGCCTCTAAGGCGCTGGCCTAGCCGGCTTGTTGATACACGGTAGCTCAATGTTGACTAGCTAGGCTGCCTCCACGGTACATCCCTAGCGGAGAGGTTAGCAGAAGGGTAAAGAGGAGGCGTTGTAAAGCATCTAAGGGCGGTTAGTGCTCCACGAGGTCGTCGCGGTTGCTAAGCTATCGGCACTCTAAGCACTCTTGGCTAACGGTAATCCTTCAGCCCGTGGGCTCGGTGGACTTTCAGCTCCTATCCTTCCTCTCTAAGGGAGTGGAGCTTAAGCTCCCATCCACCTCGTGCATTATAGCTGAGAGGGAGGTCCCTCCGCCCACATGGGGGCTTAATACGTGGAGGCATCAGTACTTGTCCTCAGCAGTGCTCAGCGTATTGAGGGAGGCCCACGGCCCTAAGCCCTTCGACGTAAAGGTGCTAGGGGTGGCTGACGTAGACGCCTACTCCCCAGGCCTCAACTTCGTATTTGGTGAAGCCGAGCCTAGCGGAAGCTACGCAGCCATCTACTTAACTAGGCTTAAGCTAGATGTCTACGGAGAGCCGGTTGACCAAGGCCTCTTCATGGAGAGGGCCCTGAAGGAGGCGGTCCACGAGCTAGGCCATACGCTAGGCCTAGGCCACTGCTCATCGCCCACCTGCGTAATGAGGTTTAGCAACAGCGTGGTTGAAGTCGACTACAAGACCTCGGAGTTCTGCGAAGCCTGTAAGGCTAAGATCCTCGCCCTCTTCCTA
This region includes:
- the uppS gene encoding polyprenyl diphosphate synthase, with protein sequence MLRSLLKILGAYSLYEQWLLHQVRRRPVPQHIAVILDGNRRWAREKLLDPWVGHYYGAKKAEELLRWCLELGVKTLTLYAFSTENFKRPREEVEAIFKILEEELLKLVDDPRIHEYEVRVKLLGRKELLPEKLRGLFEEAERKTEQFSERFLNIAVAYGGRAEIVDAVKRIAEGVERGEIDPGEIDEGLIERYLYTAHLPNPYPDLIIRTSGEERLSGFLLWQSAYSELCFLDVYWPEFRRIDLLRAIRVYQSRQRRFGG
- a CDS encoding histone deacetylase, which gives rise to MRRLGSLHREELLEHSFGAWHPFKGRERYEAFMGRLKESSLLSRPNVRIIVTERVATEEDLLAVHDKELVSTIRFLSARGGWLDGDTPVPPGTYELALVQAGAVMQGCEMIMKRELEVAVQCAMFGGHHATRRHVGRSFGFCYFNQEAVAVRFLQRAGLASKVFILDLDAHHGNGIHEIFYEDPTVLYMSLHQDPRTLYPGTGYVEEVGEGEGRGFTVNVPLPPRTTDEDYLKALRELFPPLVESFKPDLLLVLLGADTYYDDPLTALSLTMRAYWEASRLIASEADRVCGGRVMLELAGGYNVEATGRAFYIATSVMAGVEDVDYSDIEPPRDPWASERVEEVIREVKKALSPYWPGL
- a CDS encoding archaemetzincin family Zn-dependent metalloprotease — protein: MLSYRHSKHSWLTVILQPVGSVDFQLLSFLSKGVELKLPSTSCIIAEREVPPPTWGLNTWRHQYLSSAVLSVLREAHGPKPFDVKVLGVADVDAYSPGLNFVFGEAEPSGSYAAIYLTRLKLDVYGEPVDQGLFMERALKEAVHELGHTLGLGHCSSPTCVMRFSNSVVEVDYKTSEFCEACKAKILALFLALAEG